A window of Exiguobacterium sp. FSL W8-0210 genomic DNA:
GTTGAAAGGTGATGCCATCTTTGTTTGAAAGCGGCGAGTTCTTCAACACCGCTCGTCGTGATCGAATAATACTTTCGTTTTGGACCGGACGGGGAGACGCGAGAGGTTGCTTCGATCCAGTCCAGTTTTTGCATCCGAATCAATAGAGGATAGATCGTTCCCTCACTGATGTCAGCGAATCCGTACGCTTTCAGTTTCGTCGCCAGTTCATAGCCATAAATCTCTTCTTCTGCAATCAGTGCGAGTAAGCAACCGTCGAGAATTCCTTTTAACATTTGCGTCGATGACATCCGCATCTTCCTTTCGCTACTTGGTATTACAAGGTAATGATACGCTATGCTATTTTGTATTGCAAGGTAGTGAGTAAAATAAATCCAATGAATTTTAGGATGGTGCTTTCGCGATGAATTGATATGTAATATATTACTTGTATGAAACCTACAAATGATTTAGCCATTGCACGACTTCCTTTAAGTGAGGAAGTGTATCGACGCTTGCAACACCACATCATCACTTTACGTCTTGCACCAGGAGAAAAGGTGAACGATCAAGCACTCGCGGAAGCGTTCGGTGTCAGTCGGACACCGGTCCGCGAAGCCTTGAAACGACTCGAAGAGGAGGGATTGATTTTAGCAAAACGGGGTTCACGGACGATCGTGACGGAACTCGATGCCGAACAGGCACAGCAAACCTATCCAATCATCGCGACACTGCATGGGTTAGCGGCGCGTTTAGCAGGACCAATGCTGACGGATGACGATCTAACGAGTCTAAAGTCGATTCATCAACAATTCACGACGGCAATTGATCAGCAGGATACAGAGGCGGCACTAGCACTTGACGATGCCTTTCACGATGTCTTCGTGCAGCGCAGTCAAAACGATCAACTACGAGAGACAATCCGTCGATTGACCCCATTGATCCGCCGGCTCGAATATGCTCAGTTTGATCGTCTCGGACGCCAGTCGATTGCCGATCATGCAGCGATTTTAGATGCATGTCAACAACAGGATGTCGAGCAACTCGTCCAGGCGACGGAGCATAATTGGAACGGGCTCGGACGTCTACTCGTCTCGACACTAAAGGAGGAGAGCTGATGCGACCGATCATTTATGGAATTTTAGCGGCAATGTTTTTTGCTGTCACCTTCATCTTGAATCAATCGATGCAAGGGGCAGGCGGTCACTGGATTTATAGTGCGTCGCTCCGCTTTTTCCTGATGTTGCCGTTCTTTATCGTCATCGTCATGATCCGACGGGGGATCGGGCGCGTCTTCCAGGCGCTTCGAGCCGATATCGGCTTTTGGTTACTGTATGGAACGATCGGCTTCGGACTGTTCTACGGCAGCATCTGTTTTGCTGCTGACTACGCACCAGGCTGGTTGATTGCCGGGACATGGCAGTTGACGATTTTAGCGGGACCGTTGCTTGCCCCCTTGTTCAACCAACGGATCCCGTGGTCAGCACTGAAGTATTCCGTCCTGATCGTCCTCGGTGTCGTCGTCATGCAACTATCGGTCGCGGGAAGCCTATCGCTGCAGTCACTGTTATTCGGTGCCTTACCGGTCCTCGTCGCGGCAATTGCCTATACACTCGGGAACCGGAAAATGATGGAACGCTATGGGAACGAGCTCGATGTGTTTGAACGGATTCTCGGAATGACACTTGCCAGTCTACCGTTTTGGATCGTTCTTTCTGTGATTGCCTACATACAGGTCGGCTTGCCGAGTGTCAATCAAGTGACCCAGTCCGGATTCGTCGCGTTGTTCTCCGGCGTCATCGCAACGTCGCTTTTCTTCTACGCGACGTCACTCGTCCGGACAGATCCGGTTCGGTTAGCAGCGATCGAAGCAACGCAATCGTTCGAGATCGTCTTTACCGTATTCGGAGAGATTCTTTTCCTTCACGCGGCACTACCAACGGGACTCGCGACACTCGGGATCATCCTCGTCATGCTCGGGATGACGTTGCATAGTTTGAATCAGGCAGAGCGAACCGTCGTTCGTTCCGCTAAACGAAAAATCAATTGAGAAAGTAGGCTGTCAGATGGTTTTAACAGGTACACTCGTCAATACCGTCCTGATCATCATCGGGACGTTGCTTGGATTAATGTTCCACCGGATTCCGGAACGAATGAAGGAGACCGTCCTGCAGGCGATTGGACTTGCTGTCGTCGTGCTCGGAATGCAGATGGGGATGAAAAGCACGAACTTCTTGATCGTCATCGGTAGTCTTGTTCTCGGTGGTGCAATCGGCGAGTGGTTCCGGCTCGATGAGAAACTCGACCGGATGGGAGCGTGGCTCGAACGTAAAATCAGTCGCGGTCGTCCGTCGAACATCGCGGAAGGATTCGTGACAGCGACGTTAATTTTCGTCATTGGCGCGATGGGTGTGTTAGGAGCCCTCGACGGTGGATTACGCCAGGATCACGACGTCCTTTATACGAAAGGATTGATTGATGGTTTTACGGCTCTCGTCCTTAGTTCAACGCTCGGGATTGGTGTCATGTTCTCAGCGATTCCCGTCTTTCTCTATCAAGGGGCGATTGCATTAAGTGCCGTTGCGATCACGAAATTCATTCCCGACGCCGCACTGCAGGAATTTATTCTTGAGATGACGGCGACTGGTGGGGTGATGATTGCGGCAATCGGTCTTAATCTCGCTGGCATCACGAAGATTCGTGTTGCGAACTTGTTACCGGGTATCGTCATCGTCGCAGTTATCGTCACCGGTCTCCATCTGTTCTCATGAAAAATCCCCACTTATCCGATAACGGACGAGTGGGGATTTTCTGTTTATGTCTCGATCAATTCGTGTGTCTCGTAAGCAGTGATTGTATGTCCATCGTAATGGAAGTCATGCAACAACGGTTGATCCGTTGACAAAGCGATCGGTAATTAATGCCGGAGATTGCTGATGATTCCCATGTTATCATCGTTTATAATCCAGTCGAGCGATTTCCAATCGAGGATTCACTTCGACTGTCATGACCGGTGTTGGAAATGGACGCTCTTCTACATCAGTCAGGTAGAGATACATGCCAGACGTTTCTTCCCCGTGTAAGCGAACAATGCCTTTTGGTGTCACCGAATCTAACGGGATGCCGGTCTCTTCGAACGTCTC
This region includes:
- a CDS encoding GntR family transcriptional regulator, with the translated sequence MKPTNDLAIARLPLSEEVYRRLQHHIITLRLAPGEKVNDQALAEAFGVSRTPVREALKRLEEEGLILAKRGSRTIVTELDAEQAQQTYPIIATLHGLAARLAGPMLTDDDLTSLKSIHQQFTTAIDQQDTEAALALDDAFHDVFVQRSQNDQLRETIRRLTPLIRRLEYAQFDRLGRQSIADHAAILDACQQQDVEQLVQATEHNWNGLGRLLVSTLKEES
- a CDS encoding DUF554 domain-containing protein; its protein translation is MVLTGTLVNTVLIIIGTLLGLMFHRIPERMKETVLQAIGLAVVVLGMQMGMKSTNFLIVIGSLVLGGAIGEWFRLDEKLDRMGAWLERKISRGRPSNIAEGFVTATLIFVIGAMGVLGALDGGLRQDHDVLYTKGLIDGFTALVLSSTLGIGVMFSAIPVFLYQGAIALSAVAITKFIPDAALQEFILEMTATGGVMIAAIGLNLAGITKIRVANLLPGIVIVAVIVTGLHLFS
- a CDS encoding DMT family transporter, encoding MRPIIYGILAAMFFAVTFILNQSMQGAGGHWIYSASLRFFLMLPFFIVIVMIRRGIGRVFQALRADIGFWLLYGTIGFGLFYGSICFAADYAPGWLIAGTWQLTILAGPLLAPLFNQRIPWSALKYSVLIVLGVVVMQLSVAGSLSLQSLLFGALPVLVAAIAYTLGNRKMMERYGNELDVFERILGMTLASLPFWIVLSVIAYIQVGLPSVNQVTQSGFVALFSGVIATSLFFYATSLVRTDPVRLAAIEATQSFEIVFTVFGEILFLHAALPTGLATLGIILVMLGMTLHSLNQAERTVVRSAKRKIN
- a CDS encoding PadR family transcriptional regulator, which translates into the protein MSSTQMLKGILDGCLLALIAEEEIYGYELATKLKAYGFADISEGTIYPLLIRMQKLDWIEATSRVSPSGPKRKYYSITTSGVEELAAFKQRWHHLSTSVESILKEDE